Below is a genomic region from Elephas maximus indicus isolate mEleMax1 chromosome 22, mEleMax1 primary haplotype, whole genome shotgun sequence.
ATCATATAAAAATGTCTGTAGCTTAACTGgaagtttaaataaaaatattttttcagtgaCTGAGAATGTTATTAGATTTGAATTTGCATACAATTTTGAGGCGTTGGTTGTTTGAACTAaagagtattttttaaataaggtgaGACTGTTAAAACATTACAGATATTTGAAGCATACTCAGGATATATGGACTTTCAAACATCAGTCTTGTGTTTTCCCACTAGGTACCTGCATTATTGCGTACTGGCGGTACGGTACGTGGCTTGGGGCCATCAGTTGTCCAATCTGCAGACAGACGGTAATGTGTATCCAGAAGACATCATTTATGCTAGTTACCGTAATACATTTTATAGTTTATctaaattttgaattattttgatatttttagcAGAACTTTACTTATCCAAAGCTGTTATGAtattgctcctttttttttttttttgtctaccttTAAGATATAAACTTAAAAAAGGAGGAATTCCTTTTGAGATTATTATTTTAGTGAAAAACAACTGATAAATGAATCCCCCCAACATTCTAACAAgtcttgttgttgtaccagcagaAGAATAACTAATCAGGCATAAAAATATACCTACATGTACTCGTTTTGAAACaaaacttcctttccttttttatttcttttaaagctGCTGTTTTTCAGCAAAGCTTCAGATAACATCAaatgatgaaaaataattttttttataacattccAGTTCTGTTGGAGACATATTCATATTGCACTGTCCAGAACAGGCTGGAACATTACAGTTAGTATacgtagaagctacctcagaagggAGGCAGTAAGTTGGGTAAACCTAAATCTGAAGACTAAAGGTCAGCACAGTGAGAAAACTGTAATGTGTCACATTTTGTCAATTTCTTTGAcaaactggaaaaagaaaatattaaacaatctgAGAAACCCAAGTTCCTGGTTTCTTAATtaataaatatatcaaaatagGACCTGCTGTCagtcatatggaaaccctggcggtgtggttaagtgctatggctgctaacccataggttggcagttcgaatctaccaggtgcacctgggaatctctatggggcagttctactgtgtcctacagggccatACACAGTTTTTCAAAACTTCCTattatacttatttttaatttaaaataaaatatatacattccCAGTAACAAGTTATGAACATGTAAAAAGATAGCATTTCCTTAGGAAGTCTTCCAGTATGCAAAACTAAGTCCTAAAAAGGATAGATGGCTTCTAAGTAAAGATGTCAAATTAAATGCATGTATTTACTTTTGCTGCCTCTTGAAACCCCACTGAAACAATAGTAAAGGGAATTTTATAAAGATATAAACCCTcagaaatcaaaattttaaaaaaatgatagaagaagcaatttttcaaaaaattttcatggaatataacatatacagaaaaacatacaaaacaaaaaagtactGCTCAATGAATTATCCAGTAACCACCAcgcaaatgaagaaacagaaaattgcCCTCAGCCCTAGAAGCCCCAGTTGAAGATCCCTTCCAAATCTGAACTCCCTCCCTCCGTACCTCCATAACCACTATACTGGCTTTTATGGTAAGcatttctttgatgttctttatcattttattacCTCCACATGCATCTCTAAATGTTATTGTTTAGTTTTGCCAGATATTTGAACTTTATAcaattaaaaccataaagtttatattgttaaatacacacatatatacctttCTTTCAGGTTTTTTCTGCCTATTCACTTCTCTCATTTGCCTGCCTTCTTCGGTGCAGGGAGTGAGATTCAGGtctttctcttcttgcttctaCATTCCCAAATTCTGCCCCTTTTACACTGGACTTTTTACCACATTTTTAGGAGGAacgttgatttttttgtgtgtatgtgctgtCTCTCTGGCTGATTTGATGAGTGACCCCTAGCAGTCAACACTGGCACTTATTTGCCAGTTCCACTTCTCATCATCTTTTGCCATCTACCAGTGCACTGAGACCAGGCAGCAGGTCTTGCATTACAGTCTTGCCACCTGCCCCCTCTCCTTGGCTCTACCCATGGCTTTTCATAGGGCATATGTGTATTAGCAGGTGGTATCCTTTCTCCTATCTATAATTGAGGCTAGAGGGGCTAGTAAGGCGGAGATAAACTTGTTTTAATAGAATAGCAGTTGGTTCCCTAACTCTAGGGGAATTCATCCTAGAGGCAAGGCAGATGGCAGGTACCTGCTCCACCTCCTGTTTCATTGGGCTGCTTTAGCAAATGGTCATGGAAGTAACAATGCACAGGCTGCTGCCTCTGACTGTAACAGGCTCACTGCTTTTCTCCCCAAACACAAACACTTAACACACAAACAGTCCTAGGCCTAGGTTAAGTTTCACGCTTTCTGGACAGCCCAGGCAGGGGAGGTACTTGCTTGCATACCATCATTATTAACACCTGCCACAATACTTTATAACGGGCCTGCCTCCGGTTCTCTCTTGGATATTGTGGTTACCAAGGGGCAGGTCcatgtcttcatttttttgtatacctagcacttagcacagtacctgactCATAGTAAGTGATCAGTTAATGTTTATTGAACAAATGCATTTTTATTCCAACTTTGCGAAGGAAGAGCTATTGTACCTGCTGTTCCCACCACCTCTTGCTCTCAGTCACTTCTTTGTTGAGCTGTTGGGAAAGCGTCTGAGAGGTGGGAAGCCCTGGTTTTTATAGCTGACGAAGCAGCTATTGAAAGCAGTAACTGGATGATTTAAAACTAAACCTGTCACTTCTCCTTCCCAACATTATCTCATTACACAGCTCAtcgctgatctttttttttttttctttaaatgtgggTTGTtgtattttaaactttatttactTTATTTGAGATCCTGGGGCAGCTGTGTATCTTTCTCACCACCACCGTGGAGGCAGCAGGGTGAAAAGTATTAGGTAATATTTAATAGTGTCAGGGGTACCACTTCTTAATTCTAGTAGGGATTGGCGTCTGAGAGCTCGTCCCTGCAATAACTTAATCTTTGTATTATGGCTGATAGCATTCAGAGCTGTTTCAAATATCAGTGAGAATAAGGAATTAGCATGTTTAATGCCTCCccaaaaaaatctataaattttcctctcagTGTGATAACAATGTATTTTTATCTCACTTTGCTCATGAATGTTTTCTCATCATTCTTTTATCTTCAAATAGCTGATCTACTGAATTTATCCATGGTGTGGACAGGACAATATTAGGACCAGTGCTTAGATACAGTGTCcgtttttttttctagatgttcaaCTTATATTTTGCAATGTATTTCACTGTAAGGCAATAATATTATAACTTACATTTTTCCCTGTGTTGCCTTTATTAAAGAAATGAGTAAAACATAAATTTAGATGTTTTTCTCATTGTATTGAGTCATAACACAAAATAGGAAAAACGAACGATACAGAAGGAAGGTTTAAcaattttttctcaaatattaCAGGTAACGTTACTCCTAACAGTATTTGGTGATGATGACCAGACTCAGGATGTTGTGCAATTGCGTCAAGATATTAATGATTATAACCGAAGATTCTCCGGGCAGCCGAGATCTGTAAGTAATACAATGGAAGGTGCAAAAACACAAACCTAGAGGGAGCCATTCTGCTTCTCTTGTGAAGTGAGATTTACCAACGAGTGTTCTTTGGCCATGAAAAATTGCCAATGTGTGTTGCATAAAGTTTTTagattttttcccttcctttttgtTAATCACTGAGTTACAGCTTTCCAAGGACAGCAGTTTTCTttcttaaagcaaaacaaaacactatagTAATCTCAAGAGAAACCAGCAAAAAAGCaatggagaaattggagggaaatagAAACTTCCTGGCTCCTGTTGTGATTCTGAAGCATCGTTTGTCCATAAGAAAACTTACAATTGAGAATTCTGGAGGGAGTTTTACAATTGTTTTTACTCCattttcttccctcccctccccaacctGAAATGCTCCTTTTAGTAACCTAAGTTAAAAAAgcctctttccttgtcttttttttttgcctgtcatCTTAGTTATTCAAAAATCattctgtttttaaagaaaacaaaattactaCAGTTGATCTCCCCACCAAAGGAAGCATTTGATAAAACTTGCCGCGTTTTGTGGACTCTTTACAGTTTTCTCAAAAATCTAACCAGTGATTCCAGAAGTGTGTATGTGACTGCATATGTACTTCCcaacccagaatatataaagtacAAATTGATAGGGAAAGCCCAGACCTCTCCTCTGAGCTTCAGACTTTGTAGATCCAGCTGCTTAATTTACATCTCCAAGGATGTTCTGTAGGCATCTCAGACTTTACATGCATAATATGAATTCCAGATGCCTTCCCTGACTCAATGGATTCTTTGCTCAGTCTTACTCACTTTAGTAAATGGCAAACTCTATCCCAGCCCACATTTACTCAAGCCAAAACTCTGGGCGCCATCTTTGatttcctcctctccctcttcccctcaTCTGATCTGTAAAAGTAAGTCTTATCACtccatttctttcccttttttgggAGCACTGTCATTTTTTTAAcctcataaaaatattttgaatggtCTACCCCTCTGTCTCACTGTAGCCATCATACTAGTCCAAGCTGTGAAAATTTATGTTCATTTATGTAAAAACTTAGTGATCCATGTGTGTTTCCCTACATGTTCAGGAACCTAATCACGTTTACGTAGGGGGAGGGCCTGTGTTCAGAAGATCTTTGCGTGGCAATTAATAATTTGCTTAAATTCAAGCTAAGCAGAGTAAGTGTTTTATCTAAGAAGGAATCCATTTCACTGCTACACTACTGTTGATTACAACATATTGTTTAATCAACTACAGCCTCAACTGAGTTTTTCTATACATTTAAGAAAAATTCCATTATTTTGAAATCTTACACATGAGATAGCAAATCACGATACCTGTTTTTCCCCCTACCAGATTCTGGAAAGAATTATGGATCTACCGACTTTACTGAGGCACGCGTTCAGGGAGATGTTTTCCGTCGGGGGCCTCTTCTGGATGTTCCGTGTCAGGATAATACTCTGTTTAATGGGGGCTTTTTTCTATCTTATATCACCTCTAGATTTTGTACCTGAAGCCTTGTTTGGAATTCTAGGCTTTCTAGATGATTTCTTTGTTATCTTTCTGTTGCTTATTTACATTTCTATTATGTATCGAGAAGTGATAACGCAGAGGTTAAACAGATGAAAAAAATGGGGTTACCAGAATATTTGAATTAGTGTGTAAAATCAAACAGAAGAACCCACAGCAGTGTAAAGCGTTCAGGTATTATCTTACAAGCTTAAAACCATGGTATGATAAACATTTGATTATCATTTGACAAATGCCTAGCAATATATAACTGGAATATTACCATGTCATAGGTTCTAATATTAAGTTTAGAATTATAATGATCTTGATTCTGTGTTGTCTGTAAAGTCTCTGGAGAAAATATGGAACTATATAAAAAGGGATGGTTTTATGTCTTTTTGATATAAAATGAAAACTATTTCCCAGAACTCAGATTATTGTAGTTTATCCAGTATCTCCTCCTCAGTGGATATCTTTATAATACATAGCTGTGAAACTcatctaaatattttttttacaataaaatacTACATAATATTGAGAAGAAGTCAGTATTTCCTTTAGAATTAGCTAAGTTTTGTGCATTTGCAGCAGTTCTGCTTTTCCATGCTGGCGTAATTCTTTGTTATCAGCCGAAGCTGAAGGGAGAAACTTGAGCTTCATAATTTGATTTCATATTCTGGTTCACAGAACAAGTTTCAATCAATAGGAGAATTTAACAAGATGAAAAATATTTATCTCCTGTCAGCACACTTGATGTTCACAGTTGTGACATTTAGAAACCAGTTTGGTCCTTTCATATGATTAGCATATAAAAGTAACTTGTCAGGGGGATACTACTAGGAGTCT
It encodes:
- the RNF170 gene encoding E3 ubiquitin-protein ligase RNF170, giving the protein MARYQGEVKNLKPDDDSVIEGVSDQVLAAVVVGLALIAALAYALFRNAHQNIHPENQELVRELREQLQTEQDATAAARQQFYTDMYCPICLHQASFPVETNCGHLFCGTCIIAYWRYGTWLGAISCPICRQTVTLLLTVFGDDDQTQDVVQLRQDINDYNRRFSGQPRSILERIMDLPTLLRHAFREMFSVGGLFWMFRVRIILCLMGAFFYLISPLDFVPEALFGILGFLDDFFVIFLLLIYISIMYREVITQRLNR